Proteins found in one Alteromonas macleodii genomic segment:
- the smrB gene encoding endonuclease SmrB has translation MKTFKKELKALKKQLAEPRRPLGRAGLEGANKRDTSSSAEEETFSFADVMQGVTPISQDKVEPDKQVELFKKSQQIKGKHLKHSKQLAASFNFSDMYQAALPQEGPMRFCQEGESTHILKQLRRGDYSPEMTLDLHGLTREMAKAELAALIHTARKELIDCVCVMHGFGQGVLKAALPHYLVQHPHVRAFHQAPLEYGGQAALMVLIDIPLQNNKR, from the coding sequence ATGAAAACCTTTAAAAAAGAACTCAAAGCATTAAAAAAGCAACTGGCTGAACCAAGGCGTCCTTTGGGGCGAGCTGGGCTAGAGGGCGCAAATAAGCGCGATACGTCCTCAAGCGCTGAAGAAGAGACTTTTTCGTTTGCTGATGTGATGCAGGGCGTCACACCTATATCGCAAGATAAGGTAGAGCCTGATAAACAGGTTGAGTTATTTAAAAAGTCACAGCAAATAAAAGGTAAACATCTAAAACACAGCAAGCAACTTGCAGCTAGTTTCAACTTTTCTGACATGTATCAAGCGGCACTACCTCAAGAAGGCCCTATGCGCTTTTGCCAGGAAGGTGAGTCTACGCATATTTTGAAACAGTTACGTCGCGGCGACTACTCGCCAGAAATGACACTGGATTTGCATGGGTTAACCCGAGAAATGGCAAAAGCAGAGCTTGCGGCGCTTATTCACACGGCAAGAAAAGAACTGATTGATTGTGTTTGCGTGATGCACGGTTTTGGGCAAGGCGTGTTAAAAGCTGCCCTACCCCATTACTTAGTCCAGCACCCACACGTACGTGCTTTCCATCAAGCCCCTCTTGAATACGGCGGGCAAGCTGCATTAATGGTGCTTATTGACATACCGCTTCAAAACAACAAACGATAG
- the gshA gene encoding glutamate--cysteine ligase: MTVDSSRFEARIAALKSPEFLAALKDIKRGVEREALRINPNGTLAQTPHPKPLGSALTHDSITTDFSESLLEFITPPENSSAKTISQLKDIHRFVIDNIGDEQIWPLSMPCFIEDDADIPIAYFGESNVGKMKRVYRIGLKNRYGSMMQAIAGVHFNFSLPDSFWKLWAELNGKEYSQDQVSADYFGLIRNYRRLCWLIPYLYGASPALCGSFLKGKKHALPFKKVGKGTVYMPHATCLRMSDLGYTSAEQSSLKICYNQLDNYVKLLRDAMNTPSSRFSQFAAGDEGNYQQLSRNIIQIENELYSPIRPKQPTKSMEKPTDALVRRGINYIEVRALDVNPFSAVGISQTQFDFLDVFLVACLLMPSAELDETQLNEAKENMNRVVLEGRNPDLVLQNDGVDITLPQWCTSLFKSFEQAAELLDMANDTSRYSEAVKTELAKVQDPELTPSGKLLSMLLEDDKDNGVLGLELAQAYQSEMKSFEYTDTDAAGFAAQAEVSFAAQKEIEAADEKDFDTFIRDYFAEAPAKKNA; this comes from the coding sequence TTGACTGTAGACTCATCCCGTTTTGAAGCGCGCATTGCTGCGCTTAAGTCACCCGAATTTCTCGCTGCGCTAAAAGATATTAAGCGCGGTGTTGAGCGCGAAGCCCTTCGTATAAACCCGAACGGAACGTTGGCACAAACTCCCCATCCTAAACCGCTGGGATCTGCGCTAACTCATGATTCAATCACTACAGATTTTTCTGAATCGTTGCTTGAGTTTATTACACCGCCAGAAAACAGTTCTGCCAAAACGATTTCTCAGTTAAAAGATATCCATAGGTTTGTTATTGATAACATTGGTGACGAGCAAATATGGCCGCTAAGCATGCCGTGTTTTATCGAAGATGATGCCGATATTCCAATTGCTTACTTTGGTGAGTCAAATGTAGGGAAAATGAAACGGGTGTACCGCATCGGTCTTAAAAACCGTTACGGCAGTATGATGCAAGCTATCGCAGGCGTTCATTTTAACTTTTCCTTACCAGACAGCTTTTGGAAACTTTGGGCTGAATTGAACGGCAAAGAATATTCGCAAGACCAGGTTTCAGCGGATTACTTTGGGTTAATTCGCAACTATCGCCGCCTTTGCTGGCTAATACCTTATCTTTATGGCGCATCTCCCGCACTTTGCGGTTCATTCCTAAAAGGTAAAAAGCACGCTTTGCCATTTAAGAAAGTGGGTAAAGGTACTGTGTACATGCCTCATGCCACGTGCCTTAGAATGAGTGACTTAGGCTATACCAGCGCAGAGCAGTCGTCGCTTAAAATTTGTTACAACCAGCTCGACAACTACGTCAAGCTGTTGCGGGATGCTATGAATACACCGTCTTCGCGCTTCAGCCAATTTGCTGCTGGGGACGAAGGCAATTATCAACAGCTTAGCCGCAATATCATTCAGATTGAAAATGAGCTGTACTCGCCTATACGACCAAAGCAGCCTACCAAATCAATGGAAAAGCCAACAGATGCCTTGGTTCGCCGCGGTATCAATTACATTGAAGTACGTGCGCTAGACGTTAATCCGTTTTCCGCAGTGGGTATTTCACAGACCCAGTTTGATTTCTTAGATGTATTTTTGGTTGCATGTTTGCTAATGCCAAGTGCTGAGCTCGATGAAACTCAACTTAACGAAGCGAAAGAAAACATGAATCGAGTAGTACTAGAGGGGAGAAACCCAGACCTAGTGCTACAAAATGATGGGGTGGATATAACGTTACCTCAGTGGTGTACTTCGCTGTTTAAATCATTCGAACAGGCCGCTGAATTACTCGATATGGCTAACGATACTTCTCGCTACAGTGAAGCGGTGAAAACTGAGCTTGCCAAAGTACAAGACCCCGAGTTAACGCCGTCAGGTAAACTGCTTTCTATGCTTTTAGAAGACGACAAAGATAATGGAGTGCTAGGATTAGAACTCGCACAGGCCTATCAATCTGAGATGAAGTCTTTTGAGTATACGGATACCGACGCCGCAGGATTTGCTGCCCAAGCTGAAGTATCGTTTGCTGCACAAAAAGAAATTGAAGCGGCTGATGAGAAAGACTTCGATACATTTATACGTGATTATTTCGCTGAAGCCCCAGCAAAAAAAAATGCCTGA
- the prmB gene encoding 50S ribosomal protein L3 N(5)-glutamine methyltransferase: MTDKFYLEEAIEDLHTLLDMTRWATSRFNDAALYFGHGTDNAWDEATSLVMQALHLPHPILEQAGENILSSRLTKSEREKIAELVLKRVQTRMPLPYITNEAWFCGMPFYVDERVLIPRSPFAELIQNEFAPFVESAPNTILDMCTGGACIAIALAHAYPEAQVDAVDISTDALEVADINIQEHGLSHRVYPIQSDLFSSLEGQKYDLIVSNPPYVDAEDMADLPEEYHHEPELALAAGDDGLDLVDIMLKDAPNYLNDGGWMLVEVGNSEVHMNERFPGLEVIWLEFENGGSGIFAVRKDTLVQYFSSKD, from the coding sequence ATGACCGATAAGTTTTACCTTGAAGAAGCCATTGAAGATCTGCATACCCTGTTAGATATGACACGATGGGCAACCAGCCGTTTTAACGACGCGGCTTTGTACTTTGGTCATGGTACTGATAATGCGTGGGACGAAGCGACTAGCCTCGTTATGCAGGCACTGCATTTACCTCACCCTATCTTAGAGCAGGCTGGCGAGAACATTCTTAGCTCACGCTTGACCAAAAGTGAACGTGAAAAAATTGCCGAGCTCGTTTTAAAGCGCGTACAAACTCGCATGCCGTTGCCTTATATTACAAACGAGGCTTGGTTTTGCGGTATGCCATTTTACGTGGATGAACGTGTGCTTATTCCACGTTCGCCATTTGCCGAGCTTATTCAAAACGAATTTGCGCCTTTTGTTGAGTCGGCGCCAAACACCATTCTCGACATGTGCACAGGCGGTGCGTGTATCGCTATTGCTTTGGCTCATGCATACCCTGAAGCTCAGGTGGATGCCGTTGATATTAGTACGGATGCACTAGAAGTGGCCGACATCAATATTCAGGAACACGGTCTTAGTCATCGCGTTTATCCAATTCAGTCAGATTTGTTTTCTAGCCTAGAAGGGCAGAAATACGATCTGATCGTGTCTAATCCGCCTTATGTTGACGCGGAAGATATGGCTGACTTACCTGAAGAGTATCATCACGAGCCTGAACTTGCGCTCGCCGCAGGCGACGACGGCTTAGACCTCGTGGATATTATGCTTAAAGATGCGCCCAATTACCTCAATGATGGCGGCTGGATGCTCGTAGAAGTAGGCAACAGTGAAGTGCACATGAATGAAAGGTTTCCTGGCTTAGAAGTCATTTGGTTAGAGTTTGAAAATGGTGGTTCAGGTATTTTTGCCGTGCGCAAAGACACACTCGTACAGTATTTTAGTAGTAAGGATTAA
- the aroC gene encoding chorismate synthase codes for MSGNSFGKLFTVTTFGESHGIAIGGVVDGCPPGLEITEEDLQVDLDRRKPGTSRYTTARREDDEVQILSGVFEGKTTGTSIGLLIKNKDQRSQDYGNIKDRFRPGHADYTYDQKYGSRDYRGGGRSSARETAIRVAAGGIAKKYLKEVHGIEVLGYLSQLGPVTVDKVDHSVTNTNPFFCPDESKLDALDEYMRDLKKSGDSIGAKVSVVAKNVPVGLGEPVFDRLDAEIAHAMMGINAVKGVEIGDGFDVINQKGSEHRDTLTPEGFSSNHAGGVLGGISTGQDIEVHMALKPTSSISVPGKTINKDNEEIDIVTKGRHDPCVGIRAVPIAEAMLALVLMDHLLRHRAQNAGVLSTTKPIAGQA; via the coding sequence ATGTCAGGTAACAGCTTCGGAAAACTTTTCACTGTAACCACGTTTGGTGAAAGCCACGGCATTGCAATTGGCGGTGTAGTAGACGGTTGTCCTCCAGGTCTTGAGATCACCGAAGAAGATCTTCAGGTGGATTTAGACAGACGCAAACCAGGCACTTCGCGCTATACCACAGCGCGAAGAGAAGACGACGAAGTACAAATTCTATCTGGCGTATTTGAAGGCAAGACTACAGGCACTAGTATTGGTTTGTTGATTAAAAATAAAGATCAGCGAAGCCAAGATTACGGCAATATTAAAGACCGCTTCCGCCCAGGTCATGCTGACTATACCTATGATCAAAAATACGGTAGCCGTGACTATCGCGGTGGTGGACGTTCATCAGCCCGCGAAACAGCTATTCGCGTAGCCGCTGGCGGTATTGCGAAGAAGTACTTAAAAGAAGTGCACGGTATCGAGGTGTTGGGTTATTTGTCTCAGCTTGGCCCTGTTACCGTTGATAAGGTAGACCACAGCGTCACCAACACCAACCCATTTTTCTGTCCAGATGAGTCTAAGTTAGATGCACTGGACGAATACATGCGTGACCTTAAAAAATCTGGCGATAGCATCGGCGCGAAAGTGTCGGTTGTAGCTAAAAATGTTCCCGTGGGCCTAGGCGAGCCAGTCTTTGATAGGCTGGATGCGGAAATCGCCCACGCTATGATGGGAATTAACGCAGTGAAAGGCGTTGAAATTGGCGATGGCTTTGACGTTATAAACCAAAAAGGTAGTGAACATCGCGATACGCTAACGCCAGAAGGTTTCTCTTCAAACCACGCAGGTGGTGTATTAGGCGGCATTTCTACCGGTCAGGATATAGAAGTGCATATGGCACTTAAGCCGACCTCGAGCATTTCGGTACCGGGTAAAACTATCAATAAAGACAATGAAGAGATTGATATAGTCACCAAAGGACGTCACGACCCGTGCGTAGGTATTCGTGCTGTACCTATTGCTGAAGCCATGCTGGCGCTTGTATTGATGGACCACTTGCTGCGTCACCGTGCGCAAAATGCGGGCGTGCTATCGACCACTAAGCCGATTGCGGGTCAGGCATAG
- a CDS encoding M16 family metallopeptidase, protein MSGKLTLRTLLMAIGVIAVSACQHVQEEQATSKSDTAATTSNSVSIPYEKYTLANGLTVILHEDHSDPLVHVDVTYHVGSAREEIGKSGFAHFFEHMMFQGSKHVADEQHFKVITESGGNLNGTTNTDRTNYFETVPANQLEKVLWLESDRMGYLLEAVDQTKFENQRETVKNERAQRVDNQPYGLRFELNGEALYPEGHPYSWMTIGYVEDLDRVDVNDLKAFFKRWYGPNNAVLTIGGDIDVAKTKAWVKKYFGEIPAGPAVEEPEPQQVTLNETRYVTLEDKVHLPLLQITYPTVYGRHEDEAPLDVLADILGGGKTSLFYKNLVKEGMAVQAVVSHPCRELACEFQLLALANPAKITSLSTLQNVLNETLKEFETRGVTTDDLARTKGKIEARTVFGLQSVSGKVSALAANETFYQTPDLIAEDIERYNAVTAEDIMRVYNKYIKDANSVVLSVVPKGQVQLAAAEQNFERPVRNIEIETAEITDDDAFASAVSSFDRSEMPKAGEAPVVEVPDYWEAELANGIEMLGVTSTETPTVTFTLGMDGGMLLDPEGKAGTAYLTALLMNETTKNYSNEALANELAKLGSAIRFSTAGRYSQVYVSTLTKHLDETLALLKEKLFNPAFTQEDFNRMKERVVQGLQQQAKTPSSLARRARDLIMFGEENRVSLPDEGTLESVQNITLEDVKTFYTNYYSPDKASIVVVGNLPKEAMVNTLDFIGQWKGQTYEFADYSDFPNYEENQIFLVDSPEAVQSVVYLVDRSLPFDATGDHFKSRLMNFPLGGAFNSRINLNLREDKGFTYGANSGFVGGKTLGWFEASTDLTAANTGEGISEILKEINRYRTEGVTEEEIAFMRNAFTLSDALEFETPASKARFLRQLLSYDLEKGYREEQLTIINNIDKETMDALAKQYLNLDKMQIIVVGDKAKILPQLNALSMPIIELSVESNTRETLN, encoded by the coding sequence ATGTCAGGAAAACTGACCCTTCGTACCCTCTTAATGGCCATAGGCGTTATTGCAGTATCAGCGTGTCAGCACGTGCAGGAAGAACAGGCGACTAGTAAATCAGATACCGCCGCAACGACATCAAATAGCGTTTCTATTCCTTATGAAAAATATACGCTTGCTAACGGGCTGACCGTCATCCTTCACGAAGACCATTCTGACCCGCTGGTGCACGTCGATGTAACTTATCACGTTGGTTCGGCACGAGAAGAAATTGGCAAATCTGGCTTTGCCCACTTCTTCGAGCACATGATGTTTCAAGGGTCAAAACACGTTGCTGATGAACAGCATTTTAAAGTTATTACAGAATCTGGTGGCAATTTAAACGGTACGACTAATACCGATCGCACTAACTACTTTGAAACTGTGCCGGCAAACCAGTTAGAAAAAGTGTTATGGCTTGAGTCTGATCGAATGGGCTACCTGCTAGAAGCCGTAGACCAAACCAAGTTTGAAAATCAAAGAGAGACAGTTAAGAACGAACGCGCACAGCGGGTGGACAATCAGCCTTACGGGTTGCGTTTTGAGCTTAATGGCGAAGCGCTTTATCCTGAAGGGCACCCGTATTCGTGGATGACTATTGGTTATGTAGAAGACTTAGATCGGGTAGACGTAAACGACCTGAAAGCCTTCTTTAAGCGCTGGTATGGCCCTAATAATGCTGTGCTAACCATAGGTGGCGATATCGATGTAGCTAAAACTAAAGCCTGGGTGAAGAAGTACTTCGGCGAAATACCAGCTGGCCCTGCAGTAGAAGAGCCTGAGCCACAGCAGGTGACGTTAAACGAAACCCGTTATGTCACTCTTGAAGATAAGGTTCACCTTCCACTTCTTCAAATAACCTATCCAACGGTATACGGTCGCCACGAAGATGAAGCGCCGCTTGATGTTTTAGCCGATATTTTAGGTGGTGGTAAAACTTCATTGTTTTATAAAAACTTAGTAAAAGAGGGCATGGCAGTGCAGGCTGTGGTGTCTCACCCTTGCCGTGAACTCGCCTGTGAATTTCAGCTACTTGCTTTGGCTAACCCTGCAAAAATCACTTCACTCTCAACACTTCAAAATGTGCTGAATGAAACACTTAAAGAGTTTGAAACAAGAGGTGTCACCACCGATGATTTAGCGCGAACAAAAGGTAAAATTGAAGCGCGTACGGTGTTTGGCTTACAAAGTGTGTCTGGCAAAGTGTCAGCCCTTGCTGCTAACGAAACCTTTTATCAAACGCCCGATTTAATAGCCGAAGATATTGAGCGCTATAACGCGGTAACGGCTGAAGACATCATGCGCGTTTACAACAAGTATATTAAAGATGCTAACAGTGTAGTGCTGAGTGTTGTGCCCAAAGGCCAGGTGCAACTAGCTGCAGCGGAGCAAAACTTTGAGCGCCCGGTAAGAAATATTGAGATAGAAACCGCCGAAATTACAGATGACGATGCCTTTGCCAGCGCAGTATCAAGTTTCGATAGAAGCGAAATGCCAAAGGCTGGCGAGGCACCGGTTGTAGAAGTCCCCGATTATTGGGAAGCTGAACTTGCTAACGGTATAGAAATGCTTGGCGTTACCAGTACTGAAACTCCAACGGTAACGTTTACCCTAGGCATGGACGGTGGCATGTTGCTAGACCCTGAAGGTAAAGCTGGAACGGCTTATCTGACCGCTTTGCTTATGAATGAAACTACAAAAAATTACAGTAACGAAGCATTGGCTAACGAGCTTGCTAAGCTGGGAAGTGCTATCCGTTTCAGCACTGCTGGTAGGTATTCGCAAGTCTATGTATCAACATTAACTAAGCATCTAGATGAAACCTTAGCACTGTTAAAAGAAAAGTTGTTCAACCCTGCGTTTACGCAAGAAGACTTCAACCGTATGAAAGAGCGGGTTGTACAGGGGCTACAGCAGCAAGCGAAAACGCCTTCAAGCCTGGCGCGTCGTGCACGAGATCTCATCATGTTTGGGGAAGAGAATCGCGTAAGCCTGCCTGACGAAGGTACATTAGAATCAGTACAAAACATCACGTTAGAAGACGTTAAAACGTTTTACACCAATTATTACTCACCTGATAAAGCGAGTATTGTGGTTGTCGGTAATTTACCGAAAGAGGCTATGGTAAATACTTTAGACTTCATCGGTCAGTGGAAAGGTCAAACCTATGAGTTCGCTGATTACAGTGACTTCCCTAACTATGAAGAAAATCAGATATTCCTGGTAGACAGCCCAGAAGCGGTACAGTCAGTGGTATACCTAGTTGATCGAAGCCTGCCTTTTGATGCAACAGGCGATCACTTTAAGTCCCGTCTTATGAACTTTCCGTTAGGTGGGGCATTTAATAGCCGTATAAATCTTAACTTGCGAGAAGATAAAGGTTTCACCTATGGAGCAAATAGCGGTTTTGTGGGTGGTAAAACCCTTGGATGGTTTGAAGCAAGTACCGACCTAACCGCTGCCAATACAGGTGAAGGAATTTCTGAAATTCTAAAAGAGATTAATCGCTACCGCACTGAGGGCGTGACTGAGGAAGAAATAGCCTTTATGCGCAATGCCTTTACGCTAAGCGATGCGTTAGAATTTGAAACGCCTGCTAGTAAAGCGCGCTTCTTAAGACAGCTGCTCAGTTACGACTTGGAGAAAGGCTATCGTGAAGAGCAGCTTACTATTATTAACAATATTGATAAGGAAACGATGGATGCGTTAGCAAAGCAATATTTGAATCTCGATAAGATGCAAATTATTGTAGTAGGTGATAAAGCTAAAATTTTGCCTCAGTTAAACGCGCTATCGATGCCAATTATCGAGTTATCAGTAGAGAGTAATACCCGAGAAACGTTAAACTGA